In Methanothermobacter sp. K4, one genomic interval encodes:
- a CDS encoding glycosyltransferase family 2 protein: MRIAAVIPAFNEEVAIGSVALLTGEHVDEVIVVDDGSSDRTAHVAEMAGARVIRHHKNMGKGAALKTGFEAADADIVVTLDADGQHNPSEIPKLVEPILRGEADVVNGSRYLHGRDENTPRYRRVGQRILDRATNIATGLDITDTQSGFRAFSAESIPHFKFRDPGFVVESEMLSDAAEAGLRIVEVEVGVRYDVDGSTRNPISHGVSVFLRIIGDIELKRPLYYFTLPGLLIGLTGAVLALIFIRDYVTGVSVNMGPTIVAVMLTLFGTFFMFTGIILDSVRRMILHYR, from the coding sequence ATGAGGATAGCTGCTGTGATCCCTGCCTTCAATGAGGAGGTTGCCATAGGCTCGGTGGCGCTCCTCACAGGGGAGCATGTGGATGAGGTTATAGTGGTTGATGATGGGTCCAGTGACAGGACCGCCCATGTGGCTGAGATGGCTGGGGCGAGGGTGATAAGGCACCATAAGAATATGGGTAAGGGCGCGGCCCTCAAGACAGGTTTTGAGGCTGCAGATGCAGATATAGTGGTCACCCTTGACGCTGACGGCCAGCACAACCCCTCTGAGATACCGAAACTTGTGGAGCCCATACTGCGGGGTGAGGCTGATGTTGTTAACGGAAGCCGCTACCTGCATGGAAGGGACGAGAACACCCCGAGGTACAGGAGGGTGGGCCAGAGGATACTTGACAGGGCCACCAACATTGCCACAGGTCTTGATATAACCGACACCCAGAGCGGGTTCAGGGCCTTCTCAGCAGAGAGCATACCCCACTTCAAATTCAGGGACCCTGGCTTCGTGGTTGAGAGTGAGATGCTCTCAGATGCAGCTGAGGCGGGTCTCAGGATAGTGGAGGTGGAGGTTGGTGTGAGGTACGATGTTGATGGGTCCACCAGGAACCCCATAAGTCACGGTGTATCGGTGTTCCTCAGGATAATAGGGGACATTGAACTCAAAAGACCCCTTTACTATTTCACCCTCCCGGGTCTTTTAATAGGTCTCACAGGCGCGGTACTGGCGCTTATATTCATAAGGGACTATGTAACCGGTGTGAGCGTGAATATGGGCCCGACAATCGTGGCGGTCATGCTCACACTCTTCGGCACATTCTTCATGTTCACAGGCATCATACTCGACTCTGTGAGGAGGATGATCCTCCACTACAGATGA
- a CDS encoding alpha-2,8-polysialyltransferase family protein has translation MISALEDSNTEERVFDDIILLKSYRGKEPGISGFLKDLKHRTEIYLHNKNVIDSIPFKNSELFIFNDIIFESQLLMHRNRENNGKNYYVEDGLAAYINRPDPMIPEFLHYSFILKKIIGRSRFSHIKYHATHPYLDGCFVNHPDLIREDISLEVKRLPFYHEKLAESSFIERVTSYYNLSSLKDRERDICMVFPGNLFEISIIYGIPLEKITEFYLKIIEALKDKVDVIIKFHPRESVDVINRMSMDESVLPVNATVPSEILVTYMGNKLRAIIGDISTTLISSSNITRVPVISTAGILRGHVKKENLKEWDGFIRLMKMFKIKVPPEMPDLVKSIN, from the coding sequence TTGATATCTGCCCTGGAGGACTCTAACACTGAAGAAAGGGTCTTTGATGACATAATTCTCCTAAAATCATACAGGGGCAAAGAACCCGGAATTTCTGGTTTTTTAAAGGACCTGAAGCACAGAACCGAGATATACCTTCATAACAAAAATGTTATTGATTCAATCCCCTTCAAAAACTCGGAGTTATTCATATTCAATGATATCATCTTTGAAAGCCAGCTTTTGATGCACAGAAACAGGGAAAACAATGGCAAAAACTACTATGTTGAGGACGGCCTTGCAGCTTACATCAATAGACCCGATCCCATGATTCCAGAATTTCTACATTATTCCTTCATACTGAAGAAGATAATAGGTCGCAGCAGATTTTCCCATATCAAATACCATGCAACCCACCCCTACCTCGATGGCTGCTTCGTAAACCACCCAGATCTCATCAGAGAGGATATCAGCCTTGAAGTAAAGAGGTTACCCTTCTACCATGAAAAACTTGCAGAATCCAGTTTCATTGAAAGGGTGACCTCATATTATAACCTCTCATCACTGAAGGACAGAGAAAGGGATATCTGTATGGTCTTCCCCGGAAATCTATTTGAAATATCCATAATATATGGTATTCCACTGGAGAAAATTACAGAATTCTACCTGAAAATAATAGAGGCCCTGAAAGATAAGGTGGATGTGATTATAAAGTTTCATCCCAGGGAATCTGTTGATGTAATTAACAGAATGTCAATGGATGAGTCCGTCCTCCCTGTAAATGCCACAGTACCCTCTGAAATACTCGTCACATACATGGGAAACAAGCTGAGGGCCATCATAGGGGATATATCAACGACCCTCATATCATCGAGCAATATCACCAGGGTACCCGTTATTTCAACCGCGGGAATACTGAGAGGACATGTGAAAAAAGAAAACCTTAAAGAGTGGGATGGTTTCATAAGGTTAATGAAGATGTTTAAGATAAAGGTTCCCCCAGAAATGCCAGATCTTGTAAAATCCATCAACTGA
- a CDS encoding glycosyltransferase family 39 protein, with the protein MISRDRVIIAVLFAISLLVALKLFSIQASIGIYYWDIFLYVNNAMKMAHIGPSDALYLPPFLPAVISIFFRMGFAGENVVFAVASAFYVAAVMGMYLLLRIRFSELESLAGSISFASFSIVLSWAATGALDVPSIALSIWAIYLALLGRRRDSRFYYLAFPVAMAAFLTRYTAGLMILPLALIIFTDPHMRSKLPDIVKGIALGLLVYLPFGYFFYRNIKTPFPFIKQFAGTATGSATSINPGYSIDSLYYLRHIPEYISATPSSDYLKVINPSLAGPSPIAFIILALLLAGFLALLWRNRDIISSAQIDRKVLFLLVSAIFILTFGRISFVLSEVLIVIWALSILWITGREDNTDINLAMAVWFLAYLSMHSFHPVKVDRYLITALPPVAYGISLSINQLSAMVRWRHASDALSSAVVLLMLSSAFYYTAGMPDHYGVVDAERGAASWLMNHDPLFKDKVVASDRGPAFTWYLGDYVFTRRIHSQKMEMCIEYFRELNPDYYIFSTEQTPLPSGYRVIYSRGGVAIAEKITS; encoded by the coding sequence TTGATTTCAAGGGACAGAGTAATCATCGCAGTTCTATTCGCAATATCATTGCTTGTGGCTCTTAAACTATTCAGCATCCAGGCCAGTATAGGGATATACTACTGGGACATCTTCCTCTATGTTAACAACGCCATGAAAATGGCCCACATTGGACCCAGTGATGCACTTTACCTTCCACCATTCCTCCCGGCTGTGATCTCCATATTTTTCAGGATGGGTTTTGCTGGTGAGAATGTTGTGTTTGCAGTTGCATCTGCATTCTACGTTGCGGCGGTTATGGGGATGTACCTCCTCCTGAGGATCAGATTCAGTGAACTGGAGAGCCTTGCAGGGAGCATTTCCTTCGCATCCTTCAGCATTGTTCTGTCCTGGGCTGCCACGGGGGCCCTTGATGTCCCTTCAATAGCACTCTCCATATGGGCGATTTACCTGGCCCTCCTTGGGAGGAGACGCGACAGCCGATTCTACTATCTTGCATTTCCGGTTGCAATGGCCGCATTCCTCACAAGGTACACTGCGGGGCTCATGATCCTTCCCCTGGCCCTCATAATATTCACGGATCCCCACATGAGATCAAAGTTACCTGACATTGTGAAGGGAATTGCACTGGGCCTTCTCGTGTATCTCCCATTTGGGTACTTCTTCTACAGAAACATTAAAACCCCCTTCCCATTTATAAAACAGTTTGCAGGTACCGCAACAGGATCAGCAACATCAATAAACCCTGGATACAGTATCGACAGCCTCTACTACCTCAGACATATTCCTGAGTACATCTCAGCCACTCCATCCAGTGATTACCTGAAGGTGATAAATCCCTCCCTTGCAGGGCCATCACCCATCGCATTCATCATCCTCGCGCTATTACTGGCGGGGTTTTTAGCACTTCTATGGAGAAACAGGGACATCATATCCTCTGCACAGATTGACAGAAAAGTCCTGTTCCTTTTAGTCTCAGCGATCTTCATTTTAACCTTTGGGAGAATATCATTTGTGCTCAGCGAGGTACTGATAGTCATATGGGCCCTTTCAATCCTCTGGATAACGGGAAGGGAAGACAACACAGACATTAACCTTGCAATGGCTGTATGGTTCCTTGCGTACCTCTCCATGCACAGTTTCCACCCTGTTAAGGTTGACAGGTACCTTATAACAGCCCTCCCCCCAGTTGCTTATGGTATTTCACTTTCAATTAACCAGCTATCGGCAATGGTCAGGTGGAGGCATGCATCAGATGCACTCTCATCTGCGGTGGTCCTGCTGATGCTCTCATCTGCATTCTATTACACAGCAGGCATGCCAGATCACTATGGGGTCGTTGATGCTGAAAGGGGGGCGGCCAGCTGGCTAATGAATCACGATCCCCTATTTAAGGATAAGGTTGTGGCATCGGACAGGGGCCCCGCCTTCACATGGTACCTTGGAGATTATGTCTTTACAAGAAGGATCCATTCCCAGAAAATGGAGATGTGCATCGAATACTTCCGTGAACTGAACCCTGATTACTATATATTCAGTACAGAACAGACACCACTCCCATCCGGCTACAGGGTTATATACTCCAGAGGGGGAGTTGCAATCGCAGAGAAGATTACATCTTGA
- a CDS encoding cytidylyltransferase domain-containing protein: protein MVFGLIPARGGSKGVKRKNIHPLNSRPLISYTIEAALSSGVLEEVFVSTDDEEIASVSEELGADVILRPAELAEDATPTVDVAIHALKETGLKGPVVVLQPTSPLRTSGDIRRAVEIFKNTKGADSLVSVTDFPHPPFWAMKIEEGKLKPIFKAEYLKMRRQDLEKAYIPNGAIFIGKKETVQEKRTFYTENTIPYYMPPERSIDIDTLLDIKIAETILRETTE, encoded by the coding sequence ATGGTTTTTGGTCTTATACCCGCCAGGGGAGGGTCTAAGGGTGTTAAGAGGAAAAACATCCACCCCCTCAACTCCAGGCCACTCATATCATACACCATAGAGGCCGCCCTATCATCAGGAGTCCTTGAAGAGGTTTTCGTATCAACAGATGATGAGGAGATAGCATCCGTCTCAGAGGAACTTGGCGCTGATGTAATATTGAGGCCAGCTGAACTGGCAGAGGACGCCACCCCAACGGTTGACGTTGCAATACACGCCCTCAAAGAAACAGGACTGAAGGGGCCGGTGGTGGTACTGCAGCCAACATCACCACTCAGGACATCAGGGGACATCAGAAGGGCAGTCGAAATCTTCAAGAACACGAAAGGAGCAGACTCACTTGTAAGCGTAACAGACTTCCCACACCCCCCATTCTGGGCCATGAAAATAGAAGAGGGTAAACTGAAGCCCATATTCAAAGCTGAATACCTTAAAATGAGAAGACAGGACCTCGAAAAAGCCTACATACCAAATGGAGCAATATTCATAGGTAAAAAAGAAACAGTACAGGAAAAGAGGACATTCTACACAGAAAACACCATACCCTACTACATGCCACCAGAAAGGAGCATAGACATAGATACACTACTCGACATTAAAATAGCAGAGACAATCCTCAGGGAGACAACGGAATGA
- a CDS encoding SDR family NAD(P)-dependent oxidoreductase translates to MESDNIKDNVADYYRGKRILVTGSAGSIGSQIVTELSRLDPAVIRILDNNETGLFELEQKFGSRMIRPLVGDVRDRDRLRRAVEDVDIVFHAAALKHVPLCEYNPFEAVKTNVQGTQNMIEASLDEEVEKFILISTDKAVNPVNVMGATKLLAERLTTSANLYKGDRKTVFSVVRFGNVLNSRGSILQVLREQIKNGGPVTLTDEGMTRFVISIENAVDLVLQAAYLAEGGEVFILKMPSLRIADLLDVVVEELAPNYGYSPEEIEVQVIDKRCGEKLFEELMTPDEAAMATETDEMYIIKPGTCADSNINYNSMTTRKLKKHDIKCILKEIGYL, encoded by the coding sequence TTGGAGAGTGATAACATAAAGGACAACGTCGCGGATTATTACCGGGGAAAAAGGATACTTGTAACAGGGAGCGCCGGTTCAATAGGAAGTCAGATCGTAACTGAACTCTCCAGACTGGACCCGGCGGTTATAAGGATACTTGATAACAACGAGACAGGTCTTTTTGAACTTGAACAGAAGTTCGGCTCAAGGATGATAAGACCACTTGTGGGTGATGTGAGAGACAGGGATAGGCTGAGAAGGGCTGTTGAGGACGTGGACATAGTTTTCCATGCCGCGGCCCTCAAACATGTGCCCCTATGTGAATACAACCCCTTCGAGGCTGTCAAAACCAATGTTCAGGGGACCCAGAATATGATAGAGGCCTCCCTGGATGAGGAGGTTGAAAAGTTCATACTCATAAGCACAGATAAGGCTGTGAACCCTGTTAATGTTATGGGGGCCACCAAGCTCCTTGCAGAGCGGCTCACAACCTCCGCAAACCTCTACAAGGGTGACAGAAAAACTGTTTTCTCTGTTGTACGCTTCGGTAATGTCTTAAACTCCAGGGGATCCATACTCCAGGTTCTGAGGGAGCAGATAAAAAATGGGGGTCCTGTGACACTCACAGATGAGGGAATGACAAGGTTCGTTATAAGTATAGAGAACGCTGTGGACCTTGTACTCCAGGCGGCGTACCTTGCAGAGGGTGGTGAGGTATTCATACTCAAGATGCCCTCACTGCGGATAGCGGACCTCCTGGATGTGGTGGTTGAGGAACTCGCCCCAAATTATGGTTACAGCCCTGAGGAGATAGAGGTTCAGGTTATAGATAAGAGGTGTGGTGAGAAACTCTTTGAGGAACTCATGACCCCTGATGAGGCTGCAATGGCCACTGAAACAGATGAAATGTACATAATAAAACCAGGTACGTGTGCTGATTCCAACATCAACTACAACTCCATGACAACCCGGAAACTGAAAAAACACGACATAAAATGTATACTGAAAGAGATAGGCTACCTCTAA
- a CDS encoding DapH/DapD/GlmU-related protein yields the protein MDRFDDWEAPEIEHGKLTRWNWMVQHPENLKLGVKTDIGAFTYINARYGVTLGDHVQIGSHCSIYSESTIDNKKGPVKIGRNARIGSHSLIMPGVEIGENSVIGAFSFVNRNIPADTLAYGVPVRIIRRI from the coding sequence TTGGATCGTTTTGATGACTGGGAAGCCCCAGAGATTGAGCACGGTAAACTTACAAGGTGGAACTGGATGGTTCAGCACCCTGAGAACCTGAAACTCGGCGTGAAAACAGATATAGGTGCATTCACATACATAAATGCCAGGTACGGTGTTACACTGGGTGACCATGTCCAGATAGGGTCCCACTGCTCAATATACTCAGAGTCAACAATAGACAACAAGAAGGGACCGGTGAAGATAGGTAGAAACGCCCGCATAGGATCCCACAGCCTCATAATGCCAGGCGTTGAGATAGGAGAAAACTCGGTTATAGGGGCCTTCAGCTTCGTAAACAGAAACATACCCGCAGATACACTTGCCTACGGCGTACCAGTCAGGATAATAAGAAGGATCTGA
- the neuC gene encoding UDP-N-acetylglucosamine 2-epimerase, producing the protein MKRRIAVLTGTRAEYGILRPVMRAISSDDRLQLQLLVTGMHLSDEFGGTVKEITEDGFRIDARIDTLNSEDTGAGMARYIAETIKELSRELEILKPHLLLLLGDRAEMLAAAITATCMNIPIAHLHGGETSGSVDESFRHAITRMAHIHLAATDEARENLIKSGEDPQRIFVVGAPGLDEINEDTIPCPEIRQKYSLNPDEPFALMVQHPVVTEVDDAEEQIKLTLDVLAELEIETVIVYPNADAGGRRMIRVIDDYVKRHPFMKAYRSIPRHEYLSLMKCASFMIGNSSSGIIEAPSFNLPVINIGTRQKGRLRAANVMDVNHDRKEIKDAVKKVLRSGKVEVTNPWGDGRASERIIEILGSIRIDENLIQK; encoded by the coding sequence GTGAAGAGAAGAATAGCGGTTCTAACAGGTACAAGGGCAGAATACGGAATACTCAGACCCGTCATGAGAGCAATATCCTCAGATGATAGACTCCAGCTCCAGCTCCTGGTAACCGGTATGCACCTATCAGATGAATTCGGCGGCACGGTAAAGGAGATAACAGAAGATGGCTTCAGAATAGATGCAAGGATAGACACCCTCAACAGTGAGGACACAGGTGCAGGGATGGCCCGATACATAGCGGAAACCATAAAGGAGCTATCCAGGGAACTGGAGATCCTCAAACCCCACCTGCTCCTACTCCTGGGGGACAGGGCCGAGATGCTCGCAGCCGCCATCACAGCCACCTGCATGAACATACCCATAGCACACCTCCATGGAGGTGAAACATCAGGTAGCGTCGATGAATCATTCAGACACGCAATAACAAGGATGGCCCATATACACCTCGCAGCAACAGATGAAGCAAGAGAAAACCTTATAAAAAGTGGTGAGGACCCCCAGAGGATATTCGTGGTTGGGGCTCCAGGGCTTGACGAAATAAATGAGGATACCATCCCCTGCCCTGAGATAAGGCAGAAATATTCACTCAACCCTGATGAACCCTTTGCACTGATGGTCCAGCACCCCGTGGTCACAGAGGTGGACGATGCAGAGGAGCAGATAAAGCTAACCCTTGATGTGCTTGCAGAACTTGAAATAGAGACAGTGATAGTATACCCCAATGCAGATGCCGGCGGGAGGAGGATGATAAGGGTCATAGACGACTACGTTAAGAGGCACCCATTCATGAAGGCCTACAGGAGTATCCCCCGCCATGAATACCTCAGCCTCATGAAATGCGCATCCTTCATGATAGGAAACTCCAGCAGCGGGATTATAGAGGCCCCATCATTCAACCTCCCTGTTATAAACATAGGAACCCGTCAGAAGGGGAGGCTCAGGGCTGCCAATGTAATGGACGTTAACCATGATAGGAAAGAAATAAAAGATGCTGTTAAGAAGGTTCTAAGATCCGGGAAGGTTGAGGTGACCAACCCCTGGGGAGACGGCAGGGCATCTGAGAGGATAATTGAAATACTCGGGAGTATAAGAATCGATGAAAACCTCATCCAGAAATAG
- the neuB gene encoding N-acetylneuraminate synthase, with translation MTGKRIEINGKRIGDSEPAYIIAEAGVNHNGEMEIARKLIDRAASAGADAIKFQTFKAEKIVTRDAPTASYQKKNTGTESQYRLLKNLEIAEDDIRELIKHSRKRRITFLSTPFDEDSCNLLHELGVPAHKISSGDLTNTPLLETAASHRIPIVLSTGMATICEIEKALKIIREGKSQVALMHCVTQYPAPMENLNLRAIETLKRTFNLPAGFSDHSTAIYTPAVAVALGANLIEKHFTLDRAMQGPDHRASLNPHELREMITAVRETEKALGDGVKTPTPQEEEIKASVRRSIVAKRNIQSGEIIRRDMITFKRPLGGIEPEYYREILGRKTRRAIKKDQHIQWEDIE, from the coding sequence ATGACTGGAAAGAGGATAGAAATCAACGGAAAAAGGATAGGTGACAGTGAACCAGCATACATAATAGCAGAGGCAGGAGTTAATCACAACGGCGAAATGGAAATCGCCAGAAAACTCATAGACAGAGCGGCCAGTGCAGGGGCGGATGCCATAAAATTCCAGACATTCAAAGCAGAAAAAATAGTCACTAGGGATGCACCCACAGCGAGCTACCAGAAAAAAAACACAGGCACAGAATCCCAGTACAGACTCCTCAAAAACCTTGAGATCGCAGAGGACGATATAAGGGAACTCATAAAACACTCCAGAAAAAGGAGAATCACATTCCTCTCAACACCATTCGACGAGGATAGCTGTAATCTGCTCCATGAACTGGGGGTCCCAGCCCACAAGATATCCTCCGGGGACCTCACAAATACCCCACTCCTTGAAACAGCAGCATCCCACAGGATCCCCATCGTACTCTCAACGGGAATGGCAACAATCTGTGAAATCGAAAAGGCCCTGAAAATCATAAGAGAAGGTAAATCACAGGTAGCCCTCATGCACTGCGTAACCCAGTACCCCGCACCCATGGAGAACCTCAACCTCAGAGCTATAGAGACCCTCAAAAGAACATTCAACCTTCCAGCGGGATTCTCAGACCACTCAACAGCCATATACACCCCAGCAGTGGCAGTGGCACTCGGTGCAAACCTCATAGAGAAACACTTCACCCTCGACAGGGCCATGCAAGGGCCAGACCACAGAGCATCACTGAACCCACATGAACTCCGGGAGATGATAACAGCCGTAAGGGAAACAGAGAAGGCCCTTGGAGACGGCGTCAAAACCCCCACCCCACAGGAGGAGGAGATAAAGGCCAGTGTCAGAAGGAGCATCGTGGCCAAGAGGAACATCCAGAGTGGTGAAATAATCAGAAGGGACATGATCACATTCAAAAGGCCCCTCGGGGGGATAGAACCGGAATACTACAGGGAAATCCTGGGAAGAAAAACCAGGAGAGCCATTAAAAAGGACCAGCACATCCAATGGGAGGACATAGAGTGA
- a CDS encoding NAD(P)-dependent oxidoreductase: METQRILVTGGAGFIGTNLVNELRERGHEVLAVDLMHTEREDYMRADVREYRQVERIFEDDKFDYVYHLAAEYGRWNGEDYYENLWKTNVIGTKHMLRMQEKLGFRMIFFSSAEVYGDYSGVMSEDVMVKNPISDTYQMNDYAITKWAGELMCMNSATMFGTETVRVRPVNCYGPHEKYSPYKGFIPIFIYHALHRKPYTVYKGHKRIIDYVEDSVRTFANIVDNFIPGEVYNVGGRREWEHDIKEYSDMVLEAVGIDDSIVTYRESEPFTTKVKTMDFSKAERDLKHDPQVPPEEGIRRTVEWMKWYYRIED; this comes from the coding sequence ATGGAGACTCAGAGGATACTTGTAACCGGTGGCGCCGGATTCATAGGTACAAACCTTGTTAATGAGCTCAGAGAGAGGGGCCACGAGGTCCTGGCGGTTGACCTCATGCACACTGAACGTGAGGACTACATGAGGGCAGATGTAAGGGAGTACAGGCAGGTTGAAAGGATATTTGAGGACGATAAATTTGACTACGTGTACCACCTGGCGGCTGAGTACGGAAGGTGGAACGGTGAGGACTACTATGAGAATCTCTGGAAGACCAACGTTATAGGTACAAAGCACATGCTGAGGATGCAGGAAAAACTGGGCTTCAGGATGATCTTCTTCTCATCTGCAGAGGTCTACGGTGACTACAGCGGTGTCATGAGTGAGGATGTGATGGTCAAAAACCCCATAAGTGACACCTACCAGATGAACGACTACGCCATCACCAAGTGGGCCGGTGAACTCATGTGCATGAACTCGGCCACCATGTTCGGGACAGAGACAGTCCGTGTCAGGCCAGTGAACTGCTACGGCCCCCATGAGAAGTATTCACCCTACAAGGGATTCATACCCATATTCATATACCATGCCCTCCACAGAAAGCCCTATACGGTCTACAAGGGACACAAGAGGATAATAGACTATGTGGAGGACTCTGTGAGGACCTTCGCAAATATAGTGGACAACTTCATACCCGGCGAGGTTTACAATGTGGGTGGGCGCAGAGAATGGGAGCACGATATAAAGGAGTACTCCGACATGGTCCTTGAGGCCGTGGGGATAGACGACTCAATAGTCACCTACAGGGAGTCAGAACCCTTCACCACCAAGGTCAAGACAATGGACTTCTCAAAGGCTGAGAGGGACCTCAAACACGACCCCCAGGTCCCACCTGAGGAGGGTATAAGGCGCACCGTTGAGTGGATGAAGTGGTACTACAGGATAGAGGATTGA
- a CDS encoding DegT/DnrJ/EryC1/StrS aminotransferase family protein: MKIPLFKIYWDEEDLRAVEEVIKSGMRWCIGPAIEEFEGKIASYLGTDYCVTFNSGGSALHALMAAHGFGPGDEIIVPSFTFIATALAPLYTGAKPVFADIEDETMGLDPDDVNERITPRTRAIIPIHYAGVPCRIDELREIADDHNLVLIEDAAEAFGATYKGEYAGNIGDSAIFSFCQNKIFTTSEGGCAVTRDREVYEKLKLLSSYGRVDSGDYFNSSEKVDYLIPGYNWRLSSILAALGISQLEKVERLIEMRRKNARYLNRKLGKIEGVVTPSEPPACRHVYQMYTIQVTDGRRDQLMKFLESRGISCKVYFDPAHRYTVFNDETELPVTETISERVLTLPMYPHMTVDELEYITSSIGEFFGE, encoded by the coding sequence ATGAAGATACCATTATTCAAAATATACTGGGATGAAGAGGATCTTAGGGCAGTTGAGGAGGTCATAAAATCTGGTATGAGGTGGTGCATCGGCCCCGCGATTGAGGAATTCGAGGGAAAGATAGCATCCTACCTTGGAACCGATTACTGCGTGACCTTCAACTCGGGCGGCTCAGCCCTGCACGCACTCATGGCAGCCCACGGCTTCGGCCCCGGTGATGAGATAATAGTCCCGTCATTCACATTCATAGCAACAGCCCTCGCACCACTTTATACAGGTGCAAAACCTGTCTTTGCAGATATAGAGGATGAAACCATGGGCCTTGACCCTGATGATGTGAACGAACGCATAACTCCCCGTACAAGGGCGATAATACCCATACACTACGCTGGAGTCCCATGCAGGATAGATGAACTCAGGGAAATAGCAGATGACCACAACCTCGTCCTGATAGAGGACGCTGCAGAGGCCTTCGGGGCTACCTACAAGGGAGAATACGCTGGTAACATCGGCGACTCCGCAATATTCAGTTTCTGCCAGAACAAGATATTCACAACGAGTGAGGGGGGCTGCGCAGTCACCAGGGACAGGGAAGTATATGAGAAACTCAAACTTCTGTCATCGTATGGTCGCGTGGACAGTGGAGACTACTTCAACTCATCAGAGAAGGTTGACTACCTCATACCGGGCTACAACTGGAGGCTATCCAGCATCCTGGCAGCCCTAGGAATATCCCAGCTGGAAAAGGTCGAAAGGCTGATAGAGATGAGAAGAAAGAACGCCCGGTACCTCAACAGAAAACTCGGTAAAATAGAGGGGGTGGTGACACCCTCCGAACCACCGGCCTGCAGGCACGTATACCAGATGTACACCATACAGGTCACCGATGGAAGAAGAGACCAGCTCATGAAATTCCTTGAGAGCCGCGGAATCTCCTGCAAGGTCTACTTTGACCCCGCCCACAGGTACACTGTCTTCAATGATGAAACAGAACTACCAGTCACCGAGACCATCTCAGAGAGGGTCCTGACACTGCCAATGTACCCCCACATGACAGTGGATGAACTTGAATACATCACATCATCCATAGGGGAGTTCTTTGGAGAGTGA